A single genomic interval of Aegicerativicinus sediminis harbors:
- a CDS encoding helix-turn-helix domain-containing protein, producing MTLGDIIGTILKKKRITQLELAAQIGKSPTAVSQIINGTYHPSPDTLEKICEVIEIPPAILHFLTVSEEDVPLEKRELYRLLAPSLKNIIAQIFGAETASMFKEPKQV from the coding sequence ATGACTTTAGGAGACATTATCGGTACCATTCTTAAAAAGAAAAGGATTACCCAGTTAGAGTTAGCAGCACAAATTGGCAAATCTCCAACTGCAGTATCCCAAATTATAAATGGAACCTATCATCCCTCCCCTGATACCCTGGAAAAAATTTGTGAGGTTATTGAAATACCTCCAGCTATATTACATTTTCTTACAGTATCAGAGGAGGATGTCCCTTTAGAAAAAAGAGAATTATACCGCTTATTGGCGCCTAGCCTAAAAAACATCATCGCCCAAATTTTTGGGGCGGAAACAGCTTCCATGTTTAAAGAACCGAAGCAAGTATAA
- a CDS encoding protein kinase family protein, with translation MEQKIIKFLRSKDFKFIEEVGQGGTGRTVLLEDEIINERFVCKKYSPYYPETKTLFFDNFKEEIKLLHLLYHPNVVRVFNYYLYPEEFTGYILMEYIKGCSIDNYLEENPDKLNSVFEQTVDGFLHLEKNKILHRDIRPENILVNNDGIVKIIDFGFGKKIEFDKDFDKSISLNWRYSLPKDFKATTYDFSTEVYFLGMLFHEIIQDYNLQDFAFDNVLKQMTIKRKEDRISSFFDLKRSMIEKGESSIEFTNDEKSIYDNFASGLEKIFGGIYEGAVYRDDIPTILKRLQDLYNVSLLETYIQNPNKLTNCFVNGKYRYTTSYKFHVSYLKKFIAFFSGLSIERKKIVLNHLWQRIDKIERIPDYDDDLPF, from the coding sequence ATGGAGCAGAAGATCATTAAGTTTCTACGATCTAAGGATTTTAAATTTATAGAAGAAGTTGGGCAGGGTGGAACCGGAAGAACCGTTTTATTAGAGGATGAAATCATCAATGAACGTTTTGTTTGTAAAAAATATTCACCTTATTACCCAGAGACTAAAACTTTGTTTTTTGACAATTTTAAGGAAGAAATTAAACTGTTGCATCTGTTATATCATCCTAATGTGGTTAGGGTTTTTAATTATTATTTATATCCCGAGGAATTCACTGGTTATATATTAATGGAATATATAAAAGGATGCTCCATAGATAACTACCTAGAGGAGAACCCTGATAAGCTCAATTCAGTGTTTGAACAGACCGTCGACGGTTTTTTGCATTTAGAAAAGAATAAAATTTTACACAGAGATATCCGACCTGAAAATATCTTGGTTAACAATGATGGAATTGTAAAAATAATTGATTTCGGATTTGGTAAAAAAATAGAATTTGACAAGGATTTTGATAAAAGCATTTCTCTAAACTGGCGTTATTCGTTACCAAAAGATTTTAAGGCTACAACTTATGATTTTAGCACTGAAGTGTATTTCTTAGGAATGCTATTTCATGAGATTATTCAAGACTACAATCTACAGGATTTTGCATTTGATAATGTTCTTAAACAAATGACCATTAAAAGGAAGGAAGACAGAATATCCTCCTTTTTTGATTTGAAAAGGTCCATGATTGAAAAAGGAGAGTCCTCTATAGAATTTACCAACGATGAAAAATCTATATATGACAATTTTGCCTCAGGATTAGAAAAGATTTTTGGAGGTATTTATGAGGGTGCCGTTTACAGAGATGATATACCTACTATTTTAAAACGTCTACAAGATCTTTATAATGTTTCTTTATTGGAGACTTATATCCAAAATCCAAATAAACTTACTAACTGTTTCGTAAATGGTAAATATAGGTACACAACCTCCTATAAGTTTCATGTTTCATACCTTAAAAAATTTATTGCATTCTTTTCTGGTTTATCTATTGAAAGAAAAAAGATCGTTTTGAATCATTTATGGCAGCGGATAGACAAAATAGAGCGTATACCAGATTATGATGACGATTTACCATTTTAA
- a CDS encoding ApeA N-terminal domain 1-containing protein — MIQPFQLKGQWFLPGSNDTISGLLRFSPGEPILLELYGSLSREFSDNSTVEIILGLTEKGKITLVNCYPINQNTTNGLLFVNYEPTHIFKGVYFNTIHSLHFRKVSFDLFNFYNWFSISGRSFEFSAPNQHFSLGYERMPAISFILKSDLNGEISFGNSLSTSLRTNSTEIRESLRITFNYTQKTKFLEILKDIDVLTKFVTLMSFEQSYPTSIQFMDPDYKEEFMGPTTTAVEKPIGCFFKDRLFNPAHSRKTPKTFFLDYSSVSSGFPGLIQKWYSMNQEMPEIFDLVLDHFNNRGYFKYHKFMECARAIEKLHGYLFNSTRIPIEKHQALVSNILTKVDLKDDPENENWLRNILRHNDPFLSQRIYEVIETYTNSYIQQHIKKAKNFGHRVTASRNYYTHFSEESKKRAEDGLKLLITTRKLRGIIISALLTELGIEKHIIEKGLQDHLIIPDTK, encoded by the coding sequence ATGATACAACCCTTTCAACTAAAAGGTCAATGGTTTTTACCTGGAAGTAACGATACCATTTCGGGATTACTTAGATTCAGTCCCGGAGAACCAATTCTTTTGGAGCTTTATGGAAGTTTAAGCCGGGAGTTTTCAGATAATTCGACAGTTGAGATAATACTTGGATTGACCGAGAAAGGTAAAATTACCTTAGTCAACTGTTATCCAATCAATCAGAATACAACGAATGGGCTGCTTTTTGTGAACTATGAGCCAACCCATATTTTTAAAGGGGTTTATTTTAATACCATCCACAGCCTCCATTTTAGGAAAGTTAGTTTTGATCTTTTTAATTTTTACAATTGGTTTTCCATTTCTGGTCGATCTTTTGAATTTTCCGCGCCGAATCAACATTTTAGTTTAGGTTATGAGCGAATGCCAGCGATTTCATTTATACTGAAAAGCGATCTTAATGGGGAAATTTCATTTGGAAATTCACTTTCAACTTCCCTAAGAACAAACTCAACAGAGATTCGGGAATCGTTAAGAATTACATTTAATTACACCCAAAAAACCAAATTTCTTGAGATACTTAAGGATATTGATGTTCTTACAAAATTTGTGACATTGATGTCCTTTGAGCAAAGCTACCCCACTTCTATACAGTTTATGGATCCTGATTATAAGGAGGAGTTTATGGGCCCGACAACTACAGCAGTAGAAAAACCAATTGGATGTTTTTTTAAGGACCGACTATTTAATCCTGCTCATTCCAGAAAAACTCCAAAAACATTTTTTTTAGATTATTCCTCCGTTTCTTCAGGCTTTCCAGGGCTTATACAAAAATGGTATTCTATGAATCAGGAAATGCCTGAAATTTTTGATCTAGTTCTAGACCATTTTAACAATAGAGGTTATTTCAAATACCATAAATTCATGGAATGTGCCAGAGCTATTGAGAAATTGCATGGCTATTTATTTAATTCTACCAGAATACCAATAGAAAAACATCAGGCATTGGTGAGTAATATTTTAACAAAAGTGGACCTCAAAGATGATCCTGAAAATGAGAATTGGTTACGAAATATTCTTCGCCATAATGACCCCTTTTTATCCCAGCGCATTTATGAAGTCATTGAAACTTATACCAATTCCTATATACAACAACATATTAAAAAGGCTAAAAATTTTGGACATAGGGTGACTGCAAGCAGGAACTATTATACCCATTTTTCAGAGGAAAGCAAGAAACGTGCTGAAGACGGTTTAAAATTATTGATAACAACTAGAAAATTAAGAGGAATAATTATATCGGCTTTGCTTACAGAATTAGGAATAGAAAAACATATAATAGAAAAAGGATTGCAGGATCATTTAATTATTCCTGATACTAAATAA
- a CDS encoding DUF4421 domain-containing protein, with product MKHYLPLCLICLAYFTSYSQEENVEYSDANEFVETFKNRITAKLFYVNTYNSYVFSDRNSNLSFDLEPNKQNRIGASIAYDFLSLSYSFAPNFMAENEDNEDSKLFNLDFRLFLGKWMQELYYNHEKGFYLTEKDNDLNFEVYLPKTAAFKIGGSTSYIFNENFSYRSIYNQSQKQLKSAGSFIPGVYYYYSKIKLRADNSEESVTGELKSFDVALNAAYYYNFVPVRNLLLSAGGGAGLGMNHSSSDDEDLTSLLTELNFSLAVNYDIGDFFVGSHFNYLILNHNTDRTTYTEDNIPKFQIYAGYRFKASKKMVKKTEELKDKVNL from the coding sequence ATGAAACATTATTTACCACTTTGCCTTATTTGTCTTGCTTATTTTACTTCCTATTCTCAAGAAGAGAATGTGGAATATTCAGATGCTAATGAATTTGTGGAAACTTTTAAAAATCGTATTACTGCAAAATTGTTTTATGTAAACACTTATAATTCCTATGTATTTAGTGACCGTAATTCCAATCTATCATTTGATCTGGAACCAAATAAACAAAATAGGATAGGAGCAAGTATAGCTTACGATTTTTTATCTCTTTCCTATTCATTTGCCCCTAACTTTATGGCAGAAAATGAGGACAATGAGGATTCTAAGTTATTCAATTTAGATTTTAGACTTTTCCTTGGAAAATGGATGCAAGAACTCTACTATAATCATGAAAAAGGATTTTACCTAACTGAGAAGGATAATGATTTGAATTTTGAAGTTTATTTGCCGAAAACCGCTGCTTTCAAAATAGGAGGTTCAACTTCTTACATCTTTAATGAAAATTTTTCTTATCGATCCATTTATAACCAATCACAAAAACAACTTAAAAGTGCAGGCTCCTTTATCCCAGGGGTCTATTACTATTATTCCAAAATAAAATTAAGGGCAGACAACTCTGAAGAAAGCGTAACTGGAGAATTAAAATCTTTTGATGTTGCATTAAACGCAGCCTATTATTACAACTTTGTTCCCGTAAGAAATCTACTGCTATCTGCTGGTGGGGGCGCTGGTTTGGGTATGAATCATTCAAGTTCAGACGACGAGGATCTAACTTCCTTATTAACTGAATTAAATTTCTCATTGGCGGTAAATTATGATATTGGAGATTTCTTTGTGGGATCTCACTTTAATTATTTGATTTTGAACCATAATACAGATAGAACAACCTATACTGAAGACAACATACCTAAATTTCAGATTTATGCCGGTTATAGATTCAAGGCCTCCAAAAAAATGGTGAAGAAAACTGAGGAACTAAAGGATAAAGTAAATTTATAA
- a CDS encoding XRE family transcriptional regulator, with translation MSVIANNIRHLRLLKGLTQETLSEDLGVTRARIGSYEEGRSYPNIDFLILISDYFKLPIDILVRNDLSKSKDASFIEIGNQRVLFPITVDSDHDDLIEIIPVKASAGYLLGYDDPEYIEQLQRIKLPFLPTGKHRAFPIKGDSMLPMKPGGFVVARFIEDRRDIRSGRTYVVMTKEEGLVYKRVYNQIEENNTLLLVSDNSIYEPYEVSIDDVLEIWEFTCSINTQEYEPEELKISSIITMFNQLGVELKALEKHLS, from the coding sequence ATGAGTGTCATTGCTAACAATATTCGCCATTTGCGCCTGCTAAAAGGGCTAACCCAAGAGACGTTATCAGAAGATTTAGGCGTTACCAGAGCCAGAATAGGTTCCTATGAAGAGGGGAGGTCTTACCCTAATATCGATTTCTTGATATTAATTTCTGATTATTTCAAGTTACCAATAGATATTTTGGTACGTAACGATTTGAGCAAATCTAAAGATGCTTCTTTTATAGAGATTGGCAACCAAAGGGTATTGTTTCCTATTACTGTTGATAGCGACCATGATGACCTTATTGAAATCATTCCTGTTAAAGCATCTGCAGGCTATTTATTAGGTTATGACGATCCTGAGTATATAGAGCAGTTACAGCGTATAAAACTGCCTTTCTTACCAACAGGGAAACATCGTGCATTTCCTATTAAAGGAGACTCTATGTTGCCAATGAAACCTGGTGGATTTGTCGTTGCCCGATTTATTGAAGATAGAAGGGATATAAGAAGCGGTCGCACTTATGTAGTAATGACCAAAGAAGAAGGTCTAGTTTATAAACGGGTATATAACCAGATTGAAGAAAACAATACCCTGTTATTGGTTTCAGATAATTCTATTTATGAACCTTATGAGGTTTCAATTGATGATGTTTTGGAGATTTGGGAATTTACCTGTAGCATTAATACCCAAGAATATGAACCAGAAGAATTGAAAATAAGTAGCATTATTACTATGTTTAATCAATTAGGTGTTGAATTGAAGGCCTTAGAAAAACACCTATCATGA
- a CDS encoding protein-disulfide reductase DsbD domain-containing protein, which produces MKRVILILMLVATPKLFAQIYDPVSWSFNATKTGSNTYEIIATATLEGEWHIYSQFTDHNGPIPTEFVFETPTNLNLLGATIENGELHEKFEEVFDANTKYFETKVDFVQKIKITDIQQPITGYVYYMVCNNESCLPPKEVAFNIKLPK; this is translated from the coding sequence ATGAAAAGAGTTATTCTAATACTAATGCTGGTAGCCACACCAAAGCTTTTTGCGCAAATCTACGATCCAGTAAGTTGGTCATTTAATGCCACAAAGACTGGGTCAAATACCTATGAAATTATTGCAACTGCAACCCTTGAGGGTGAATGGCATATTTACTCTCAATTTACAGACCACAATGGTCCTATCCCAACAGAATTTGTTTTTGAAACCCCTACAAATCTAAACTTGCTAGGTGCTACAATTGAAAATGGCGAACTGCATGAAAAGTTTGAAGAAGTGTTTGATGCCAACACCAAATACTTTGAAACTAAAGTGGACTTTGTCCAAAAAATCAAAATCACAGACATTCAACAGCCCATTACTGGCTATGTCTATTATATGGTCTGCAACAATGAAAGCTGCTTACCTCCAAAAGAAGTAGCGTTCAACATTAAACTGCCCAAGTAA
- a CDS encoding nucleotidyl transferase AbiEii/AbiGii toxin family protein gives MLKNTLINIKATKKVAAALGDLNDEVVYVGGAMVSLYIDDPAAEDIRPTKDIDLTFQLASFAKLEELREALVARGFTQNADDPVNCRFRYEDLFVDVMSTEGVGWAPSNPWFKMGFEKAITKKLDEVTIKILPLSYFLATKMVAFYDRGIKDIYASHDLEDITYLLNYTSDIDTQIMQTDVEVKDYLIEKLTEFLNNKSISAAMQGCLHYSEVEERMEIIQQRIKNVIGS, from the coding sequence ATGCTAAAGAACACCCTCATAAATATTAAAGCAACTAAAAAGGTCGCGGCCGCTTTAGGAGACTTAAACGACGAGGTAGTATATGTGGGCGGCGCAATGGTAAGTCTCTATATAGATGATCCTGCAGCAGAGGATATCCGTCCTACCAAAGACATAGATCTTACCTTTCAATTAGCCTCATTTGCCAAACTAGAGGAGTTACGCGAAGCCTTAGTGGCTCGTGGGTTTACACAAAATGCAGACGACCCGGTAAACTGTAGATTTAGGTACGAAGATCTTTTCGTGGATGTCATGTCAACCGAAGGTGTTGGTTGGGCTCCCTCCAACCCTTGGTTTAAAATGGGGTTCGAAAAAGCGATTACTAAAAAACTAGATGAGGTAACCATTAAAATATTACCACTCTCCTACTTCCTTGCCACAAAAATGGTTGCCTTTTACGACCGAGGCATTAAAGATATCTATGCCAGCCATGACCTGGAAGACATTACGTATCTTTTAAATTATACCAGTGATATAGACACGCAAATAATGCAAACAGATGTAGAGGTAAAAGATTATTTAATCGAAAAGCTAACGGAGTTTTTAAATAATAAATCCATTTCTGCGGCCATGCAAGGTTGTTTACACTACAGCGAAGTGGAGGAGCGCATGGAAATCATACAGCAACGCATAAAAAATGTAATTGGCAGTTAG
- a CDS encoding DUF3883 domain-containing protein, whose translation MNLEDLRDAQAAFLKQISTVTNNRKEAHELRKRFVAYYTEDRIRDMDKFHYAIGNEQPDKGYNFCYTLERKLDVLGRIIGSTSAKFGLYYGRTKSDPEIKYRYTKKFGTNTEEAFDAIKQSLLDLIIAGKDGDLETLVKNPHSDMFKGKILSTYYPERYLNVFSDDHLQYYLVQLNLDTEKLYYSDPIIKREALLDFKNRDEIMKEWSTDNFAYFLYRVYPGAPVMKDGKLVPNRNLHGVIDFPWQPKPEFVDLAIAPLQVPSNRREPRGLPKENPDYEKEARWLKKLGDRGEKLVIDMEKKRLEALGLKHLADKVEKITSDAVGYDVRSYNEQGEGLCIEVKTTSNKLGMANFYLSSNELIKAKKLNNYFVYVVYDILSKNPKVWKLANPFNPEHEHVHLTPVNYRVQINNHGLGRET comes from the coding sequence ATGAATTTAGAAGACTTACGCGACGCACAGGCGGCCTTTCTTAAACAAATTTCTACGGTTACAAACAATAGGAAGGAAGCCCATGAACTAAGGAAACGATTTGTAGCTTATTATACAGAAGATCGAATACGGGACATGGACAAATTTCATTATGCCATTGGCAATGAGCAGCCGGACAAAGGATATAACTTTTGTTATACACTTGAACGCAAATTGGATGTTTTAGGCAGAATCATTGGATCTACCTCGGCAAAATTTGGTTTGTATTATGGGAGAACCAAAAGTGATCCAGAAATTAAATACCGGTATACTAAAAAGTTTGGGACGAATACGGAAGAGGCTTTTGATGCAATAAAACAGTCTTTATTGGATTTGATTATAGCAGGAAAAGATGGCGATTTGGAGACTTTAGTTAAAAATCCACATTCAGACATGTTTAAGGGGAAAATTCTGAGCACCTATTATCCTGAACGGTATTTGAATGTCTTTTCTGATGACCATTTACAGTATTATTTGGTGCAATTGAATTTAGATACTGAGAAACTCTATTATTCTGACCCTATCATAAAACGGGAGGCTTTATTGGATTTTAAAAACCGTGATGAAATTATGAAAGAATGGAGTACCGATAATTTTGCTTATTTCCTATATAGGGTCTATCCTGGAGCTCCGGTGATGAAGGATGGCAAGTTGGTACCAAATCGAAATTTACATGGGGTAATTGATTTTCCGTGGCAACCAAAGCCAGAATTTGTGGATCTCGCTATTGCACCTTTACAAGTACCATCCAATAGAAGGGAACCGAGGGGATTGCCTAAAGAAAATCCGGATTATGAGAAGGAGGCTAGGTGGCTTAAGAAATTAGGTGATAGAGGAGAGAAACTTGTCATTGATATGGAGAAAAAACGATTGGAGGCCTTAGGTTTAAAACATTTGGCTGACAAGGTTGAAAAAATTACAAGTGATGCTGTTGGCTATGATGTTAGATCCTATAATGAACAAGGTGAGGGGTTGTGCATTGAGGTAAAGACCACCTCCAATAAACTGGGTATGGCAAATTTCTATCTATCATCCAATGAATTGATTAAGGCCAAAAAGCTTAACAATTACTTCGTGTATGTGGTATATGATATTTTGTCTAAGAATCCCAAAGTTTGGAAACTGGCAAATCCATTTAATCCAGAACATGAGCATGTGCACTTGACACCCGTTAATTATAGGGTTCAAATAAACAACCATGGATTGGGGCGGGAAACATAG
- a CDS encoding VWA domain-containing protein: MSHNIGRLITITPIGIGPNHPINSINYDHPQEPGQPSRFVILHFNNASFPANNRLEVNLGYGKDVFNSASGSEFWTRPINVNALPSGNIPINYIQDGAATGGVQLVGFGRAHRIHEGANPCTFTNCDIFLHTNPYVEPVYDTYWICGANATTCFSDPKWKNAATLPNDLRDAARKAACMIISAHGDHLSTCSATLIADDLVFSAGHCLAISGTNSPADLSGALSASVVLGYQTDASGNKPATYEPKIFKVLEVVEYNFTTDGKDYLILRIDISNGTSGISPLPMRTDLPAPGEELFAIHHPNGAVKKASPKTGDFFSVLSVSTNSIRISIDVAGGSSGSGLYDKLGNVVGTLSAGGRRDNLGNCSSTLSYFPTATLLKIIGTTPPPPTVNRDVMIVIDRSGSMAQITQTGRTKIEEARDAASLFISMVQQGGGNRTGLVSFANAPNLDHGLAPNNNANKNTLIGPAPYSGGIVGGLIPNGTTTIGGGLSTAISQFSGSATKDEVILLLTDGMQNTPPMIEDVEASFGNRRFCIVGYGDASNLDGPTLARLAILHDGSYTVAQDELTLKKFFASCFGNIFESGFLMDPDFHLPRTTNKAKPMPFNICGEESATIVVGWDRVDSQLTFNISTPNGNTISLSHANVITDRGKTWVYARLTLPIDGEQDGLWQVNVFRPSQGEFTPAPHNLNYFVNVIAKGGPKLHVLSQKKFSYTGNSYNPLVRLSYDTNVSPSHASVELFVKRPLQSTGNILVNKGMQSTLQIDGDTIPPIYASLIKIKDDQAGKLVDYETLNFKLFDDGVHEDGSMGPDGIFGNPIKDLFNAQGLFHSGRLQPMAIIVKPLGKRCGQCM, translated from the coding sequence ATGTCACACAACATTGGCCGACTGATTACCATTACTCCTATTGGTATTGGGCCAAACCATCCGATCAACTCCATTAATTATGACCACCCCCAGGAACCTGGACAGCCCTCTCGTTTTGTTATCCTTCATTTTAACAATGCCTCCTTCCCTGCCAACAACCGTTTAGAGGTAAATCTAGGTTATGGAAAAGACGTTTTTAACAGTGCTTCAGGTAGCGAATTCTGGACCAGACCAATCAATGTAAACGCACTCCCGTCAGGAAACATTCCCATAAACTACATCCAAGATGGAGCGGCAACGGGTGGGGTTCAACTTGTTGGTTTCGGACGTGCACACCGAATTCATGAAGGTGCCAATCCCTGCACCTTTACCAACTGCGACATTTTTTTACATACCAATCCTTATGTAGAACCGGTTTACGATACGTATTGGATTTGTGGAGCCAATGCAACAACCTGTTTTTCCGATCCCAAATGGAAGAATGCTGCTACCCTCCCAAATGACTTAAGAGATGCCGCACGCAAAGCTGCTTGTATGATCATTTCGGCCCATGGCGATCACCTATCTACCTGTTCCGCTACCTTAATTGCAGACGATCTCGTCTTCTCTGCAGGTCATTGTCTGGCAATTTCTGGCACCAATTCCCCAGCCGATCTATCTGGAGCCTTATCTGCCTCCGTAGTTCTTGGGTACCAAACGGACGCCTCTGGCAATAAACCCGCAACCTACGAACCAAAGATATTTAAGGTATTGGAAGTTGTGGAATACAATTTTACCACAGATGGTAAAGATTATTTAATCCTTCGTATCGATATCTCAAATGGTACCTCAGGAATTTCACCCCTACCCATGAGGACAGATCTTCCCGCCCCAGGAGAAGAATTGTTTGCCATACACCATCCCAACGGTGCGGTTAAAAAAGCCTCGCCTAAAACAGGTGACTTTTTTAGTGTGCTTTCCGTGTCAACCAATAGCATACGGATAAGTATCGATGTTGCCGGTGGTAGTTCAGGTTCAGGCCTATATGATAAACTTGGTAATGTTGTAGGAACTCTATCTGCTGGTGGAAGAAGGGATAATCTTGGTAATTGTAGTAGTACCCTCTCCTATTTTCCTACGGCTACCTTGTTAAAAATAATTGGTACCACGCCCCCTCCTCCAACTGTTAATAGAGACGTAATGATTGTCATTGACCGTTCAGGTTCTATGGCACAAATTACCCAAACGGGTAGAACAAAAATTGAGGAGGCTAGAGATGCTGCTTCCCTGTTTATTTCAATGGTTCAACAAGGTGGAGGTAATCGTACCGGACTGGTATCCTTCGCAAATGCACCAAATTTAGATCATGGTCTTGCACCCAATAACAATGCTAATAAAAATACCCTTATCGGTCCCGCGCCATATTCAGGGGGAATCGTTGGTGGACTCATTCCTAATGGCACCACCACTATAGGCGGTGGCTTGTCAACCGCCATTAGTCAATTCAGTGGCAGTGCTACCAAAGATGAAGTTATCCTACTGCTTACCGATGGTATGCAAAACACTCCTCCCATGATTGAGGATGTGGAAGCTTCCTTTGGCAACCGCAGGTTCTGCATTGTAGGTTATGGAGATGCATCCAATTTAGACGGACCTACGCTTGCGCGTCTGGCAATTCTTCATGATGGCAGTTACACCGTGGCACAAGACGAATTAACGCTGAAAAAATTCTTTGCGAGTTGCTTTGGGAATATTTTCGAATCGGGTTTCCTTATGGATCCAGATTTCCACTTGCCTCGTACCACAAATAAGGCTAAACCTATGCCATTTAATATTTGTGGCGAAGAGTCAGCAACCATCGTAGTGGGTTGGGATAGGGTCGATAGCCAACTTACATTTAATATTTCAACACCTAATGGTAATACTATATCACTCTCCCATGCGAATGTCATAACCGATAGGGGTAAAACCTGGGTTTATGCACGTCTTACTTTACCTATCGATGGTGAGCAAGACGGTCTCTGGCAGGTCAATGTGTTTAGGCCAAGTCAAGGAGAGTTTACGCCTGCCCCCCATAACCTAAATTATTTTGTAAATGTTATAGCTAAAGGTGGTCCAAAATTGCATGTGCTTTCTCAAAAGAAATTCAGCTATACTGGCAATTCTTATAACCCATTAGTACGTTTGTCTTATGATACCAATGTAAGCCCAAGCCATGCTTCTGTAGAGTTATTTGTTAAAAGGCCATTACAAAGTACAGGTAACATTTTGGTTAATAAAGGCATGCAATCTACCTTACAAATAGATGGGGATACCATACCGCCAATCTATGCGAGCCTAATTAAAATTAAGGACGACCAAGCGGGTAAGTTGGTTGACTATGAAACCCTTAATTTTAAATTGTTTGATGACGGTGTGCACGAAGATGGTTCCATGGGTCCAGACGGCATTTTCGGCAATCCTATTAAAGACTTATTCAACGCTCAGGGTCTATTTCATTCAGGGCGGTTGCAACCTATGGCCATCATTGTAAAGCCACTCGGGAAGCGGTGTGGTCAATGTATGTAG
- a CDS encoding DUF5675 family protein, translating into MEFILFRDYFAGGTNGTLFCNGNFICFTIELPWEGNRKNISCVPEGRYELFPRFSSKFGNHLLVRDVPGRNFILLHAANNAKQDLRGCIAPVHILNGIGKGLQSKEMLQRILSISHQAFEEKITVSLTILSTNYDTIRTLYAPNTKIF; encoded by the coding sequence ATGGAATTTATACTTTTTAGGGATTATTTCGCAGGGGGTACCAATGGTACCCTCTTTTGCAATGGCAACTTTATTTGTTTTACCATAGAACTTCCGTGGGAAGGAAATCGTAAGAATATTTCTTGTGTCCCAGAGGGCAGGTATGAATTGTTCCCTAGATTCTCTAGCAAGTTTGGAAACCATCTATTGGTAAGAGATGTGCCTGGACGAAATTTTATCCTTCTTCATGCTGCAAATAATGCAAAACAAGATTTACGCGGCTGTATTGCACCAGTACACATTTTGAACGGCATTGGCAAAGGTTTGCAATCCAAAGAGATGTTACAACGCATATTATCAATAAGCCACCAGGCTTTTGAAGAGAAAATTACTGTTTCATTAACCATTTTATCTACCAATTATGACACTATTAGAACGCTTTACGCACCCAACACCAAGATTTTTTAA